One genomic segment of Culturomica massiliensis includes these proteins:
- the pstS gene encoding phosphate ABC transporter substrate-binding protein PstS yields MNKFLIIILALALTACGNSKKSGKNTASDITLTGAGATFPLPYYNLAFKTYKDSTGVSVTYGGIGSGGGIRSLKDKIVDFAGSDAFLSAKEMEEMPAPTIHIPTCMGAVVLAYNLPEVKDLRLNGKIIADIYLGKINRWNDSQIQAVNPGITLPDKAINAVYRSDGSGTTYVFSDYLSKVSQDWNTQVGTGKALKWPAGIAAKGNPGVAGTISQTEGAIGYIGSEYAFALKIPVALLQNKAGNFITPSTESISAAAQTELPADTRTMITDSPAADAYPISCFTWILIYKEQNYNNRKKEQAEATVKLLNWMLGDEAQSLTTKVHYSPLPVSAKDNAKLLLQSVTYNGIPLSE; encoded by the coding sequence ATGAACAAATTCTTAATTATTATTCTGGCTTTAGCCTTAACGGCATGCGGTAATTCGAAAAAATCGGGGAAAAATACGGCTTCAGACATCACCCTTACGGGAGCCGGCGCAACATTCCCTTTGCCTTACTACAATCTGGCCTTCAAAACGTATAAAGATTCGACCGGAGTTAGCGTAACCTACGGAGGAATCGGCAGTGGCGGAGGAATCAGAAGCTTAAAAGACAAAATTGTCGACTTTGCCGGAAGCGATGCTTTTCTATCTGCAAAAGAAATGGAAGAAATGCCAGCTCCCACCATTCATATCCCGACTTGCATGGGAGCTGTCGTACTGGCCTATAATCTCCCCGAAGTAAAAGACCTGCGGTTGAACGGTAAAATTATCGCCGATATATACCTGGGAAAAATCAACCGTTGGAACGATTCTCAAATACAGGCGGTCAATCCCGGCATTACACTTCCGGATAAAGCCATCAATGCCGTATATCGGTCGGACGGCAGTGGAACCACCTATGTTTTCAGCGATTATCTGTCAAAAGTGAGTCAGGATTGGAATACCCAGGTCGGTACCGGAAAAGCGTTAAAATGGCCGGCAGGTATTGCAGCTAAAGGTAATCCCGGAGTTGCAGGAACCATCAGCCAAACAGAAGGTGCCATCGGTTACATCGGATCCGAATATGCATTTGCCTTAAAAATACCCGTTGCCCTCTTACAGAACAAAGCAGGTAATTTCATTACTCCAAGCACTGAAAGCATATCCGCAGCAGCTCAGACGGAACTACCGGCAGACACGCGCACGATGATAACCGATTCTCCGGCGGCCGATGCTTATCCGATCAGTTGCTTTACCTGGATCCTCATCTATAAAGAGCAAAACTATAACAACCGGAAAAAAGAACAAGCTGAAGCTACGGTAAAACTGTTGAACTGGATGCTGGGAGACGAAGCACAAAGCCTGACCACAAAAGTACACTACTCTCCGCTACCGGTCAGTGCCAAAGATAATGCAAAACTTTTGCTGCAATCGGTAACTTATAATGGAATTCCCCTTTCTGAATAA
- the pstA gene encoding phosphate ABC transporter permease PstA, whose translation MSALGYRTFKDRLFFWSVCFFASLTAIPLFLIIWEVVKKGYKQINLRFFVETAPSTLDAMLARNSGELIPGGIANGITGTLMMVAMASVIAIPVGILGGVYLAEKPKAVFTSVIRFLTDLVQGSPSIVIGIIAYSWVVKPLGSYSAIAGSTALAIMMLPLIIRSTEETLKMLPGSLKEAGLALGCSYTSVVIKVLIPSAFGGLFTGILLAISRVMGETAPLMLTALGSSAINWDVLQPTSAVPLLIWEFYNDPNLIDMIWSSSLFLLLLILVLNIIAKQVAKKWKTA comes from the coding sequence ATGTCAGCATTAGGTTACCGAACATTTAAAGACCGGCTCTTTTTCTGGAGTGTCTGCTTTTTCGCTTCTCTTACAGCTATTCCCCTATTCTTAATCATTTGGGAAGTTGTCAAAAAGGGATACAAACAAATCAACCTCCGTTTTTTCGTAGAAACAGCTCCGAGTACATTGGACGCCATGCTTGCCCGCAATAGCGGTGAACTGATTCCAGGCGGTATTGCCAACGGCATTACCGGTACATTGATGATGGTAGCCATGGCCTCTGTTATCGCTATCCCGGTTGGTATTTTGGGAGGTGTATACCTGGCCGAAAAGCCGAAAGCCGTCTTTACTTCCGTTATCCGTTTTCTGACAGACCTGGTGCAAGGAAGTCCGTCGATAGTGATCGGTATCATTGCTTACAGTTGGGTTGTAAAACCCTTGGGCAGTTATTCCGCCATTGCCGGAAGTACAGCACTGGCCATTATGATGCTCCCCCTGATCATCCGCTCCACGGAAGAGACATTGAAAATGCTGCCCGGAAGCTTAAAGGAAGCCGGACTGGCACTAGGTTGTTCGTACACCAGTGTTGTAATAAAAGTATTGATTCCTTCGGCATTCGGAGGCTTGTTTACCGGCATACTACTGGCCATCTCCCGGGTTATGGGAGAAACAGCTCCTCTGATGCTGACGGCCTTGGGCAGTTCCGCCATCAACTGGGATGTACTCCAACCGACAAGTGCAGTACCGCTGCTGATCTGGGAGTTTTACAACGATCCCAACCTGATTGATATGATCTGGAGCTCATCATTATTCTTACTTTTATTGATACTGGTACTGAATATCATTGCCAAACAGGTAGCTAAAAAATGGAAAACGGCTTAA
- the metF gene encoding methylenetetrahydrofolate reductase [NAD(P)H] — translation MKITDILNREASPFASFELVPPLRGSDVHKLYESIEPLMDFNPPFLNITFHRDEIEFRPKPDGTFEKITVTKRPGSVAIAAAIMKKFKIEVVPHLICGGASKHKLENDLIDLNFLDIQNVVALRGDAIPGQKFFTPEPDGYRYSCELVEHIHNMNRGKYLDTTLTDTVPTNFCIGVAGYPEKHYEAPNAETDICNLKHKVQAGADYIVTQMFFDNTRFFSFVEKCRAAGITVPIIPGLKPISTQKHIEMLPRTFSIDIPEELMKEIRKCKDNKEIYQVGIEWCTMQSKELLSRGAPAIHYYTMGKADNIRKILTAVF, via the coding sequence ATGAAAATAACAGATATATTAAATCGGGAAGCAAGCCCGTTTGCTTCCTTCGAATTGGTTCCTCCCCTGCGGGGCAGCGATGTACATAAACTATATGAATCCATAGAACCCCTGATGGATTTCAATCCTCCTTTTCTCAATATCACCTTCCATCGGGATGAAATCGAATTTCGCCCAAAACCGGACGGTACATTCGAAAAAATTACGGTCACGAAACGTCCCGGATCAGTCGCTATTGCAGCCGCTATTATGAAAAAATTCAAAATAGAGGTAGTCCCCCACCTGATTTGTGGAGGTGCTTCAAAACATAAACTCGAAAACGACCTGATTGATCTCAACTTTCTGGATATCCAAAATGTTGTCGCCCTTCGCGGAGACGCAATACCCGGTCAAAAATTTTTCACCCCCGAACCGGATGGCTACCGATATAGTTGTGAACTGGTAGAGCATATCCACAACATGAACCGGGGTAAATACCTGGACACCACCTTAACCGATACCGTCCCGACCAATTTCTGCATCGGAGTAGCCGGCTATCCAGAAAAACATTACGAAGCACCGAATGCCGAAACCGACATCTGCAACCTCAAACACAAAGTACAGGCCGGAGCCGATTACATCGTTACTCAAATGTTTTTCGACAACACCAGATTTTTCAGCTTCGTTGAAAAATGCAGGGCTGCAGGGATTACGGTCCCCATCATACCCGGATTAAAACCGATTTCCACTCAAAAACATATCGAAATGCTTCCACGCACATTCAGCATCGATATCCCGGAAGAACTGATGAAAGAAATCCGGAAATGCAAAGACAATAAAGAAATCTATCAAGTCGGTATCGAATGGTGTACCATGCAAAGTAAAGAACTATTGTCCCGGGGCGCTCCGGCAATCCATTACTACACCATGGGCAAAGCCGACAATATCCGTAAAATCCTGACTGCCGTATTCTAA
- the pstB gene encoding phosphate ABC transporter ATP-binding protein PstB, producing MIPIEDPILQLKHVSISYTPGKNAVNDVNADIKKKRITAIMGPSGCGKSTLLRAINRMHELYPDIRISGEILMDNRNILKMNPMEVRRIAGMVFQRPNPFPTMSIYDNVLAGYKLNGIRLSKREKDELVENCLTNVGLWNEVKDSLLKKGTFLSGGQQQRLCIARALALKPEVLLMDEPTSALDPIATNRIEELLLQLKEEVTIIIVTHNMSQAARISDYSMFMYLGELIEYDKTKNMFTNPKDKRTEEYLNGQFG from the coding sequence ATGATTCCTATTGAAGATCCTATATTACAACTGAAACACGTCTCCATATCTTACACTCCCGGTAAAAATGCCGTGAATGACGTAAATGCCGACATAAAAAAGAAGCGGATTACGGCTATCATGGGCCCTTCCGGATGCGGTAAGAGCACCCTTCTCCGGGCCATCAACCGGATGCACGAACTATACCCGGATATCCGGATATCGGGAGAAATTCTGATGGACAACCGGAACATTTTAAAAATGAACCCCATGGAAGTAAGACGGATTGCCGGCATGGTATTCCAACGTCCCAACCCGTTTCCGACCATGAGCATTTACGATAATGTACTCGCCGGTTATAAACTGAACGGAATCCGTCTTTCCAAACGTGAAAAAGACGAACTGGTAGAAAACTGCCTGACAAACGTCGGACTTTGGAACGAAGTAAAAGATTCCCTGCTCAAAAAAGGCACTTTCCTCTCCGGCGGACAGCAACAACGGCTTTGCATCGCAAGGGCTCTGGCTCTGAAACCAGAAGTCTTACTGATGGACGAACCGACCTCAGCCCTGGACCCGATTGCCACCAATCGCATAGAAGAACTATTATTGCAATTAAAAGAAGAGGTTACCATCATCATTGTAACCCACAATATGTCCCAGGCAGCACGGATTTCCGACTATTCCATGTTTATGTACCTCGGAGAACTGATCGAATATGACAAAACCAAAAACATGTTCACCAATCCGAAAGACAAAAGGACAGAAGAATACCTCAACGGACAATTCGGCTAA
- a CDS encoding sensor histidine kinase encodes MISVRRRYSYFFCAVLFCLLFGGIWYWGIQNKEEVKRRIVLLHSFTEDTGVYGKFQELLEKQLSQDGVEVETQVFYLDCGPLNEQQEIEKTRSFLNTLADDMPDLLLAVGDQSSYALLMTEHPILKELPVILCNVHYPNGPVLENYKDDRVYMLSDVPDFQKNIDFIRRLYNRDNINIIYNLELTYLGRQSYKVLKEQVDRNSIHFWGREWGIGNEVIYEKIKKLLEWDSIPEYPNFKLREKIAPTIDLFPFRYMQGFSMITAMSQLKDTQYYQTFLMDRSDIVLVPYILNIPAFSCIREGFNEQLKIIGGYMATDENSAAAAAQLALPLLLGKNIEEPKIQPLKKEYVIDWTYFSVFDVFDAKYIPLGTKVINYPFYVRYRKDLYIGFGLFVVVFIVLVVSLVQVRYKSRMERMDMKALKKIQEHLSLSIHGGHISLWNIRGKELHFDRNIIALTGISQLVYVLTDFLKFVHPEDLIFIHRVFGEIHGRRIVIQRLRLCFDDSQAYRWYEIRCNSMTDNAGQLIIAGIIQSIQGVVEREQELIKAKELAEQAELKQSFLANMSHEIRTPLNAIVGFTNLLLSEDSAVGEDERKEILSIINQSSDSLLKLIGDVLEISRLDSGNMEFHIEEYDLTKVLKEIYRTHQVVLHSHLQFNLVMEEELPVRVNIDKLRFNQVISNFLSNANKFTSEGYITLGCEIRREEQEVVVYVEDSGRGIDEGHLMLIFDRFYKTDEFAQGTGLGLAISKVIMERLSGRIEVVSQAGKGSRFSAVLPLV; translated from the coding sequence ATGATTTCGGTAAGAAGGAGATACAGTTATTTTTTTTGTGCGGTTCTTTTCTGTCTTTTATTTGGGGGGATATGGTATTGGGGAATTCAAAATAAAGAGGAGGTAAAGAGGCGGATTGTTTTGTTGCATTCTTTTACGGAGGATACCGGTGTGTACGGAAAATTTCAGGAATTGCTGGAGAAACAATTGAGTCAGGACGGTGTGGAGGTAGAAACACAGGTGTTTTATCTGGATTGCGGGCCATTGAATGAGCAGCAGGAAATTGAGAAGACAAGGAGCTTTCTGAATACATTGGCGGATGATATGCCTGATTTATTACTGGCAGTGGGCGATCAGTCTTCGTATGCTTTACTGATGACGGAGCATCCTATCCTGAAAGAGCTTCCGGTGATTCTTTGTAATGTGCATTATCCCAACGGGCCGGTACTTGAAAATTATAAGGACGACCGGGTTTATATGCTTAGTGATGTGCCTGATTTTCAAAAAAATATAGATTTCATCCGGAGGTTGTATAACCGGGACAATATCAATATCATTTACAATCTGGAACTGACCTATCTGGGGCGTCAGTCGTACAAGGTTCTGAAAGAACAGGTAGACAGAAACAGTATTCATTTTTGGGGCAGGGAATGGGGAATCGGTAATGAAGTGATTTATGAGAAGATAAAAAAGCTGCTGGAATGGGATTCGATTCCGGAATATCCGAATTTCAAACTAAGAGAGAAGATTGCTCCTACCATCGATCTTTTTCCGTTTCGTTATATGCAGGGATTTTCCATGATAACCGCTATGAGTCAATTGAAAGATACCCAGTATTATCAGACGTTTTTAATGGATCGTTCGGATATTGTTTTGGTGCCTTATATTTTGAATATCCCGGCTTTCAGTTGTATTCGGGAGGGCTTTAACGAACAACTGAAGATTATCGGGGGATATATGGCGACAGACGAGAATTCGGCCGCTGCCGCTGCGCAGTTGGCATTGCCGTTATTGTTGGGAAAAAATATAGAAGAGCCTAAAATACAACCCTTGAAAAAGGAGTATGTTATTGATTGGACTTATTTCTCTGTTTTCGATGTATTTGATGCGAAATATATTCCGTTGGGGACAAAAGTTATCAATTATCCGTTTTATGTCCGTTATCGCAAGGATTTGTATATCGGTTTTGGGTTGTTTGTGGTTGTGTTTATCGTTTTGGTCGTCAGTTTAGTTCAGGTGCGTTATAAGTCGCGGATGGAGCGAATGGATATGAAAGCTTTGAAAAAAATTCAGGAGCATTTATCGCTTTCGATTCACGGCGGTCATATTTCGTTGTGGAATATCAGGGGAAAGGAGTTGCATTTCGACCGGAATATTATAGCATTGACCGGGATATCGCAACTGGTTTATGTCTTAACGGATTTTTTGAAATTCGTTCATCCTGAGGATTTGATTTTTATTCATCGGGTATTCGGGGAAATTCACGGGCGGCGTATTGTTATTCAGCGTTTGCGATTGTGCTTTGACGATAGTCAGGCATACCGGTGGTATGAGATCCGTTGCAATAGTATGACGGATAATGCGGGACAATTAATTATAGCCGGTATTATCCAGAGCATCCAGGGGGTGGTGGAGCGTGAGCAGGAATTGATCAAAGCGAAAGAATTGGCCGAACAAGCGGAGTTGAAGCAATCGTTTCTGGCGAATATGAGTCATGAAATCCGCACACCTTTGAATGCGATTGTGGGTTTTACCAATTTGTTGCTTAGTGAAGATTCTGCTGTCGGCGAGGATGAAAGAAAGGAAATTCTCTCGATTATTAATCAAAGTTCAGATTCCTTACTTAAGCTGATCGGAGATGTGTTGGAAATATCCCGTCTGGATTCCGGGAATATGGAGTTTCATATCGAGGAGTACGATCTTACGAAGGTGTTGAAGGAAATATACCGTACTCATCAGGTCGTACTCCATTCTCATTTACAATTTAATCTGGTGATGGAAGAGGAGTTGCCGGTTCGGGTGAATATCGACAAGCTTCGTTTTAACCAGGTGATTTCCAATTTTTTAAGTAATGCGAATAAATTTACGTCAGAAGGCTATATAACTTTGGGCTGTGAGATCCGGCGGGAGGAACAGGAAGTGGTTGTGTATGTAGAAGATTCCGGACGGGGAATAGATGAGGGACATCTGATGTTGATTTTTGATCGTTTTTATAAGACAGATGAATTTGCCCAAGGTACGGGCTTGGGGCTTGCTATCAGTAAAGTGATTATGGAGAGACTTTCCGGCCGTATTGAAGTTGTTTCTCAGGCCGGAAAGGGGAGTCGCTTCTCTGCTGTTTTACCTTTGGTTTAG
- the pstC gene encoding phosphate ABC transporter permease subunit PstC, whose protein sequence is MRDYIFKRLLFVCALIIILICGGMFYSLISGATPAFEHFGFFRFIGSTEWDPHPDAEQYGALSFITGTVLTSFLALLFCIPFSLPVALFTGEYFKGKKIASVISAVIDLLAGIPSIVYGLWGFYTLRPLITDLGLSSQGFGILTASLVLAIMIIPYAASLSSEFISMVPKELKEGAYSLGATRLDVIRNVIFPVSGSGIFASYILALGRALGETMAVTMLIGNTNNLPDSLTATGNTMASVIANQFGEADGLKLSSLIGIGLLLFLITAIINFIGKMIMKVYS, encoded by the coding sequence ATGCGGGATTATATTTTTAAACGGCTCCTATTTGTCTGCGCCCTGATTATCATACTGATATGCGGAGGAATGTTCTACTCCTTAATCAGCGGAGCGACTCCGGCCTTCGAGCATTTCGGATTCTTCCGGTTCATCGGTTCCACCGAATGGGACCCGCATCCGGATGCAGAACAATACGGAGCCTTATCTTTCATCACCGGTACGGTACTTACTTCGTTTCTGGCATTGCTGTTTTGTATCCCTTTCTCCCTGCCGGTAGCTTTATTCACCGGAGAGTATTTCAAAGGTAAAAAAATCGCTTCTGTCATCAGTGCCGTCATAGATCTGTTAGCCGGTATTCCTTCTATCGTCTACGGTTTATGGGGATTTTACACCTTACGTCCGCTGATCACCGACCTCGGTTTATCTTCACAAGGCTTCGGAATACTCACGGCCTCCCTCGTTCTGGCCATCATGATTATTCCCTACGCAGCCTCACTGAGTTCCGAATTTATCTCCATGGTGCCCAAAGAACTGAAAGAAGGTGCTTACAGTCTGGGAGCGACCCGCCTGGATGTCATCCGTAACGTTATTTTTCCGGTTTCCGGATCGGGTATCTTCGCCAGCTATATACTGGCATTGGGAAGAGCCTTGGGAGAAACAATGGCAGTCACCATGCTGATCGGGAATACAAACAACCTTCCCGACTCACTGACAGCTACCGGTAACACCATGGCCAGTGTCATCGCCAACCAATTCGGAGAAGCGGATGGTCTGAAACTGAGTTCTCTGATTGGAATCGGCTTACTCCTATTCCTGATTACCGCTATAATCAACTTTATCGGTAAAATGATTATGAAAGTATATAGCTGA
- a CDS encoding sensor histidine kinase: MRLSYKKKLFLYFFLVFTVFTAVIVLVQRNREKIYKTENLRTNLNAYAEVIANYIQKKNLHSVTEMDSVNQILSLLPPDLRVTIVDQKGEVLFDNTVIDDRELENHLSRPEISSALIHGNGSTIRFSATNDMDYYYYARFTAPYFTRVALPYNITLKDFLEGDNIFMYFIVLLFFIALISLLYLADRFGRAITGLNEFITSAENDQPDYDKISFPDTELGEIGNKIIANYKLLQESKNQLNQEKEKLLRHFHYSEEGICIFTADQKKIYANTHFIQYVNTILDEPTFDVDMILEEPDFKDLRIFLKKHTPVNPQANTLPIYQSKISKNGKHFAVKLLIFTDNCFEITLNNISSSEKNRLLKQEMTNNIAHELKTPVSSIRGYIETLLEQQNIDPAKQKFFLERTYTQVIRLSELIRDVALITKTEEAADLFEKEDVNIRDTINEVTNDLQNQIQNNRITVQNHVEEAVEIEGNHTLLYSIFQNLIDNAINYAGEGITISIDKYAEDNEFYYFSLYDTGRGVDEAHLERIFDRFYRINEGRSRKNGGSGLGLSIVKNAVLFHKGQISAKNRKSGGLEFIFSLRKRLF, from the coding sequence ATGCGTTTATCTTATAAAAAGAAACTGTTCCTCTATTTCTTCCTGGTATTCACCGTATTTACAGCGGTTATCGTTCTCGTTCAAAGAAACCGGGAAAAAATATACAAAACGGAAAACCTGCGTACCAACTTGAATGCTTACGCAGAAGTCATCGCCAATTATATCCAAAAGAAAAATCTGCATTCTGTAACAGAGATGGATTCTGTTAATCAGATACTCTCCCTGCTCCCTCCTGATTTACGAGTCACCATTGTCGATCAGAAAGGAGAAGTACTATTCGATAACACCGTTATCGATGACCGGGAATTGGAAAATCACCTGAGCCGGCCCGAAATATCTTCGGCACTCATCCACGGCAACGGCTCAACCATCCGTTTCTCGGCCACCAACGACATGGACTACTACTACTACGCACGCTTCACCGCACCCTACTTTACCCGCGTAGCCCTTCCTTATAACATCACTCTCAAAGATTTCCTGGAAGGCGACAACATCTTCATGTACTTTATCGTATTGCTTTTCTTCATTGCCCTGATATCCCTATTGTATCTGGCCGACCGTTTCGGGAGGGCAATTACAGGACTTAACGAATTTATCACGTCTGCTGAAAACGACCAGCCCGATTACGATAAAATCAGCTTCCCGGATACGGAATTAGGAGAAATCGGAAATAAAATCATTGCAAACTATAAATTGTTGCAGGAAAGCAAAAATCAGCTCAATCAGGAAAAAGAAAAATTACTCCGCCATTTTCATTACTCGGAAGAAGGAATTTGTATTTTCACCGCCGACCAGAAAAAAATTTATGCCAACACCCACTTTATCCAATACGTCAATACCATATTGGACGAACCGACATTCGACGTTGATATGATCCTCGAGGAACCGGATTTCAAAGACCTGCGGATATTCCTGAAAAAACATACCCCTGTCAATCCGCAAGCCAACACCCTTCCCATCTATCAAAGCAAAATATCGAAAAACGGTAAGCACTTCGCCGTCAAATTACTGATATTCACAGACAATTGTTTCGAAATCACCCTGAACAATATTTCCTCCTCAGAAAAAAACCGGCTGTTGAAACAGGAAATGACCAATAACATTGCCCATGAATTAAAAACACCGGTAAGCAGCATACGGGGATACATCGAAACACTACTGGAACAGCAAAACATCGATCCGGCCAAACAAAAATTTTTCCTGGAACGTACCTATACCCAGGTCATTCGTCTCTCCGAACTGATACGGGACGTTGCTCTGATTACCAAAACCGAAGAAGCGGCGGATCTATTTGAAAAAGAAGACGTAAACATCAGGGACACGATCAACGAAGTCACCAACGACCTGCAAAATCAAATTCAGAACAACCGCATCACAGTACAGAATCACGTTGAAGAAGCAGTCGAAATTGAAGGAAATCATACCTTGTTATATTCCATTTTCCAAAACCTGATCGATAATGCGATCAACTACGCCGGAGAAGGCATCACCATCAGTATCGACAAATATGCAGAAGACAATGAATTCTACTATTTCTCCCTGTACGACACAGGACGTGGGGTAGACGAAGCTCATCTCGAACGGATATTCGATCGCTTCTATCGTATAAACGAAGGCCGGAGCCGGAAAAACGGAGGTTCGGGATTAGGCCTGTCCATCGTAAAAAATGCCGTATTATTCCATAAAGGACAGATTTCCGCCAAAAACCGGAAAAGCGGCGGACTGGAATTTATATTCTCCTTACGCAAAAGATTGTTTTAA
- a CDS encoding response regulator transcription factor, with the protein MERKKILVVDDEEDLCEILQFNLESEGFAVDIANSAEEALKIISADYQLVLLDVMMEGMSGFKMAEKVRKELHLNVPIIFLTAKDTENDMLTGFSLGADDYIPKPFSIKEVSARVKAVLKRSGNADIPEIKRIVEAGDLLIDLTTKNVTLNGKSILLTKKEFEILSTMAQSPGRIFSREDFLSKVWNDDGYVLERTVDVHITRLRKKLGDFGKHIINRSGYGYCFEL; encoded by the coding sequence ATGGAACGTAAAAAAATTTTAGTCGTCGACGATGAAGAGGATTTATGCGAAATCCTGCAGTTCAATCTCGAAAGCGAAGGCTTTGCCGTAGATATCGCCAATTCTGCCGAAGAAGCACTTAAAATCATTTCTGCCGACTATCAGCTTGTCCTGTTGGATGTCATGATGGAAGGCATGTCCGGATTCAAAATGGCAGAAAAAGTACGTAAAGAATTGCATCTGAATGTACCGATAATCTTCCTGACAGCCAAAGATACGGAAAACGATATGCTCACCGGCTTCAGCCTGGGAGCGGACGACTATATTCCCAAACCGTTTTCCATCAAAGAAGTCAGCGCCAGAGTGAAAGCCGTCTTAAAAAGAAGCGGAAACGCCGATATACCGGAAATAAAACGTATTGTGGAAGCGGGCGACCTATTGATCGACCTGACAACCAAAAATGTAACGTTAAACGGAAAATCCATACTGTTGACGAAAAAAGAATTCGAAATACTCAGTACAATGGCACAATCTCCGGGACGCATATTCTCCAGAGAGGATTTTCTGAGCAAAGTCTGGAATGATGACGGTTATGTACTGGAAAGAACCGTCGATGTACACATCACCCGATTGCGTAAAAAACTCGGCGATTTCGGAAAACACATCATCAATCGTTCCGGCTACGGCTATTGCTTTGAACTTTAA
- a CDS encoding phosphate signaling complex PhoU family protein, translating to MNIREKFFERINQDFEVLSKIVIQQINQTARLLDDNSDPELYTEIDNTERIIDSLDVKLRNEVINVIVLYSPRATDLRKIMSYYDMTAYLERIGDLLMNIRRFMQQIDLKGAVFPHFHADLSKLLSSAENMTQNAIFAFTCQDNKLAKDTIDLDDMVDTLHHDIIRRLRGYGNQTLKEQHLTDILCLSGISYNIERIGDNATNIAEAAIYLMEGKNIKHRENEGKDILMAGSEGEMRDQ from the coding sequence ATGAACATAAGAGAAAAATTTTTTGAAAGAATCAACCAGGACTTTGAAGTCTTGTCGAAAATAGTCATCCAGCAAATCAATCAAACGGCCAGATTATTGGATGATAACTCCGATCCGGAGTTATATACCGAAATAGACAACACAGAACGCATCATCGACAGCCTGGATGTCAAACTGCGCAACGAAGTGATAAACGTCATCGTCCTCTATAGTCCGCGAGCGACAGACCTGCGCAAAATCATGTCCTACTACGATATGACGGCTTACCTCGAACGCATCGGCGACCTGCTGATGAACATAAGGAGATTCATGCAGCAAATCGATTTGAAAGGAGCTGTCTTCCCTCATTTTCACGCAGATTTATCAAAATTACTGTCATCAGCCGAAAACATGACACAAAATGCTATATTTGCTTTTACATGCCAGGATAATAAATTGGCTAAAGATACGATTGATTTGGACGATATGGTCGACACCTTACACCACGACATCATCCGGCGGCTGCGCGGCTACGGCAATCAGACACTGAAAGAGCAGCATCTGACCGATATTCTTTGCCTCAGCGGAATCTCCTACAACATTGAACGTATCGGAGACAATGCGACAAATATTGCAGAAGCTGCCATATACCTGATGGAAGGAAAAAATATCAAACACCGGGAAAATGAAGGAAAAGACATTCTGATGGCCGGAAGCGAAGGGGAAATGAGAGACCAATAA